The following nucleotide sequence is from bacterium.
AACCGGAATTCCACCTGCCCGGTCTCGCGGTCCACGCCGTACTGCAGCTCGTCGTCCCCCTCAAGCTCGCCGTTCGTTTCCTCGTAGACGCCTATCGTTATCTCGTCGCGAGAGCCGGCTTCTTCTTCGTCGAAGGATTCCTCGTCGCTCTCTTCGTTTTCGGATTCCGAAGCTTCTTCGTCCGGCGGTCCGGCGCTGATGGTTATTTCGCGCGGCTCGTCGTCAAGCTCTTCCGCGTCGTCCTCCCATCGCAGCGTCGCCTCGTCCTCGTACTCTTCCTCCTCGTCCACCTGCGGAGGGGCGATTGCAAGGGCGATCGAGCTTCCGATGTATTTGATTGCGGAGCCGATTCCGCGCGCGCCCGCGCCCGCGATCTCCGCGGTCGGCCGCACCACGCCTCGTCCGTACGCGACGACTCCGGCAAGAAGTATCAGCACGCAGACGAGAATTGGATAAAACGCGCCAAGCAGGTCGAGCATCATCCCCGTCAGCAGGTATCCGCTTTCGCCCGCGCCGTCGAACAGTCCGAGCGCGAGGAACGCAAGCACAAGCACCGCCGCGCCCCAACCCGCGGCCGCGTGCCAGGTGCGTCCGGGATCGGGATAGCTGAGCCATCCCCAAAGGATGAACAGATAAAGCGGCACGAGGAACGCCGCCGCGCCGATTTGGTATTTGACGAATTCGTCAACCGCAGCGCCCCAGCTTCCCAAAGATGCTTCGCCGCCCGTCAGCGGAGGAAGATAAATCGAAAGAAACAGGAACAGGAATGCCGCGCCCAAAATGATTATCCCGGCGTCGCGCAGCACTTCCTCGATGATGAATCCGGGGGATTTTTTGCGCCTGCGCCGCGCTGTCTTGGACTTGGCTGAAAGCGAGCTTGCGCTTGGCCTGCGCCGGTTGGCGGTTCGGGAGTATGCGGAGAATTCCGGACGCGCGGAACGGCTCGCACGCGTAACCTGCGAGCGGGCACCGGCGGCGGTCCCACTTTTGCGGGCGCTCCCCGGTCCCCTTGCGACGGGGGCGCTCCCGCTTTTTGCACGAGCCATTGCAACCTCCGGCCCAGGCCGGGGCCGCTGGCTCCCCCAAACAGGCGGTGCATTATATCATGCCCGACAAATTGTTGGCAAGTGTGGATAAGTCAACAGATTTGCTTTGTATTCCGGGTTTTTACCTCGCAGATATTTTTCTGCGATTCCACCAATTCAAAACTCTCCTTGTTCGTTCAGAAAGCCATGTTATAATCGCCGTGTGGCCGACACGGTTCTCCTCGTTCTGGTCGTGCTTGTGGGCCTTGGATGGGTCGTGTTCGCCGCGGCGGTGCTGGGGCTTCTCCGGGAGCTTTCGCCGCGCCTGAAACGGCTGTCCGCGCTGATGGACAAGGCCGAGAGCTTTCTCGTCAAGGCCGATGAAGAGCGGCTGCTTTCGAGGGCCGGCGCGATTTTGGCCGAGGTCGAGACCGCGGCGGCCGAGATGAAGGCGCGGCTGGTGCAAATGGAGCCTCTGCTCGCGAAGGGGCCGGAAATCCAGTCGCAGGTGATCGGTGCGGCGGGCGGGTTGAATACCCTGCTCGCGGAAGTGAATTCGAGCGGGCTGGCGGCGGAGCTTAAATCGCTTCTGGCCAATGCTGGAGAAGCGGTGGACCGGCTGAAAAGCGTGCTGTCCGATCTTGACGACGCGGTCGGCAAGGCGAAAGCGGCCCGCGACGCTGTGAGCGAGGGAATCCAGAGTACCCGCGAGAAGGTGGAGGATGCCATAACGCTGATCGGCGGCGTCAAGGCTGGAATCGCGGCGGGGCTCCGGGCGCTTACGGGCAGGGATTAATCATTTTGCGGGTAGTAAACGGTGGTAAGGGGTTTCCAAGGAGGAACTGAAATGAGTGAACACAACGACGATTTCAGCAGGAATTTGGGTGCGATGCTTGCGGGCTTCGGTGTCGGGATGCTTGTTGGAAGCATCCTGGGACTTCTGTTCGCGCCCAAGAGCGGCCGGGAATTGCGCGCCGAGCTGTACGAACGCGGCGAGGAATACTACGGCAAGGCCAAAGAAGGCGTTATCGGTGCGTACGAGGTGAGCCGCGAAAAGCTCAAGGATGCTTACAAGCAGTCCATCGACGCTCTCGACGCGGCGTACGGCACCACGAAGGAATTCACGAAAGAAAAGCTTGCCAAAGTGAAGGAAGCCGTGGCAGAGGGAGTCCAGGCCGCCAAGGAGCAAATCGCAAAGAAAGCCAAGACCGAGGGCGGCGAAGCATAGGGGCGCCGGCAATTGAGCAAAGCTGCGCCGCGATCCGGCGGCGGTGAAAAAAGCGCAATCGTCCTTACGCGCAATCCGTACTTGTACACGGTTCGAAAGTTCGCGTCCGCGTGCGCGAGGCGCGGCTGGAAGTGCGAGGTTATCGATCCCTTTCTGTGCGGCGCGCGCATCGGAGCGGCAAATGGGGGGGGAATCAATTACGAGGGAAAACCGCTTTCACCGGATTTGGTTTTCAACCGGCTGGCTTCCCTGGCAAGCGATTATTCGGTTGCCATCGCGGCGGAGCTTGAGTCCCGCGGCTCGCTCGTCATCAATCCCGCGGCGCCCACCGACAAATACCGCAACAAGTATTCCGCACTGAAAAGACTGGAGGAAGCGGAGCTGCGCGTCCCGGAGACCGCGCTTGTACGCGTCGGGCAGGACATAAACGCGGCGATCGATTCTCTCGGCGGGCCGCCGGTCGTGCTCAAATACGTGCGCGGCAGCCAGGGTCTCGGCGTGATATTCGGCGAGAGTTACGACGCCGTGACGAGCATCATCGAGAGCCTGAACCTCATTCAGTACGACACCGTGCTCCAGCGATATTACCCGCAGGCGAAGGAACTCGATCTGCGCATTCTTGTGCTGGGCGGCAAGGCGATCGCGGGCGCGCGGCGCGTGGCATCGGCCGACGATTTCAGAAGCAATTTTCACCGGGGCGGGATGCTGTATCGCTACGATATCCCGGACGATATCGCGGAGATGGCGGTGCGCGCGTCGGACGCGATGGGACTTTATTTCGCGGGCGTGGACATAATCGGCGGTCCGGACGGACCGATCGTTCTGGAGGTGAACCTGTCGCCCGGATTCGAGGGGATGGACCAGGTGCACGGCCGCGACATTGCGGAGGAATTGTGCGAATGGGCGGCGGCACAATTGGAAAAAAGAATCGGAGATAACCAATGTCCGACACCGTCAAGCTTCCGATAGTCATCCTTTCCGGGACTCCCAGGGAAATGGGACGCGCACTGGGCGCGCAGTTCCGCGAGCATATACATGAGATTTACGCGACGCGGCTCGCGCGGCTTGTCGAGCACTGCGCGGAGGGGGGAGTGGAAATGGACGAGGCGGGCGCGCTGGCCGCGGCCGCCGAATGCCTGCCCGCAGTCCGCGACTACAATCCCGACGCGATCGAGGAGCTTGTCGGAATCGCCGCCGCCGCGGGTATGGATCTGCCGCAGGTGTGGCTTCTGGGCGCGTACACGGATTTGCGCGACTATTGCAGGTTCGGGAAGGAATCCGCCGCGCGGCCAAAAGACGGCGCCACATCCCCCCCTTCGGATTCCGGCGCGGAGTGCAGCGGATTCTTCGCCGGCGCGGACGCGACCGCGGACGGCAACGTCCTTATCGGCCAGACTTGGGATTTGGGCACCGAGGACATGGAGCACGTCATCGCCTGCCACCGCAAGCCGGCCGATGCCCCCGAGTGCTGGACTATCACAGTGACCGGCGCGCTGCCGATGATCGGAATGAACGAGTGCGGCATTTCGTGCTGTACGAACAATCTGGAGCCGGGCGATGTGCGTCCGGGCGTCGGTTATCTCGATATCCTCTCGAGCATTTTGCGATGCGATAATCTTTCGGACGCGACCGACGCGGTTATTTCCGCCCCCCGAATAAGCGGCCACAACTACCTTCTCGCGGACGGCACCGGCCTTGCTGTTGACATCGAGACCACCG
It contains:
- a CDS encoding RimK family alpha-L-glutamate ligase, translating into MSKAAPRSGGGEKSAIVLTRNPYLYTVRKFASACARRGWKCEVIDPFLCGARIGAANGGGINYEGKPLSPDLVFNRLASLASDYSVAIAAELESRGSLVINPAAPTDKYRNKYSALKRLEEAELRVPETALVRVGQDINAAIDSLGGPPVVLKYVRGSQGLGVIFGESYDAVTSIIESLNLIQYDTVLQRYYPQAKELDLRILVLGGKAIAGARRVASADDFRSNFHRGGMLYRYDIPDDIAEMAVRASDAMGLYFAGVDIIGGPDGPIVLEVNLSPGFEGMDQVHGRDIAEELCEWAAAQLEKRIGDNQCPTPSSFR
- a CDS encoding YtxH domain-containing protein; the protein is MSEHNDDFSRNLGAMLAGFGVGMLVGSILGLLFAPKSGRELRAELYERGEEYYGKAKEGVIGAYEVSREKLKDAYKQSIDALDAAYGTTKEFTKEKLAKVKEAVAEGVQAAKEQIAKKAKTEGGEA